Within the Desulfovibrio sp. genome, the region ACTGGAAGAACTGGGACGCGCCCGCGCGTGAAGCCGTCAACTGGTTCCACGGGTGTGAGACTTCGGACGGCACACCGTATTCATCACGCTATGTGGGTGCGCTTGTCGCAGATTTTCACCGAACCCTCATCAATGGCGGTATTTACATGTATCCGCCAAACATTCATAAGCCCAACGGCAAGTTGCGCCTTATGTGTGAAGCCGCCCCTCTGGCTTTCCTTGCGGAACAGGCCGGAGGCAAAGCCAGTGACGGCAGGGGGCGCATCCTTGAAAGGGTGCCTGACCGACTGCACGCGCGCACGCCCCTGTTCATAGGCTCTGCCAAGGATGTGGAGGCTGTGGAGAATATTTATGCCCGGCACGCCAGCCAGGCTGCTTTCCAGTAAGTGGTTGTGACGCCGGAGCCGCGCCTGCCGCGGCTCCGGTTTTTATTTGTAAAAGCGAGATCATATAATGCTTTGCCTTGGAGTTGAAAGCTCCTGTGATGAAACCGCATTGGCCCTGGTGGAAGACGGGCGGCTGCTGCATTCCGTTTTGGCCACCCAGGCTGACATGCATGCCCTGTTTGGCGGCGTGGTGCCCGAATTGGCCTCGCGAGAACACTATCGCTACATTGGTTCCCTGTTTGATGCCCTGATGCGCCGGAGTGGAAAAAGGCCTTCAGATATTGATCTGGTGGCCGTGGCACGTGGGCCTGGACTGCTCGGCAGCCTGCTGGTGGGCGTGGCCTTTGCCAAGGGTCTTGCCCTCGGTCTGGGGGTGCGCCTGCTTGGCGTCAATCACCTTCATGCCCACCTGCTTGCGGTCGGGCTGGAGCACCCGCTGGATTTCCCAGCCCTGGGGCTGCTAGTTTCTGGCGGCCATACCCATCTTTATCGCATGGAAGCACCCTGGAAGTGCGTCACTCTTGGGCGGACGCTGGATGACGCTGCTGGCGAGGCTTTTGACAAGGTGGGCAAAGTGCTTGGCCTGGCATATCCTGGCGGGCGGCTCATGGACGCACTGGCGTGCGAAGGTACAGCGGGCGGCGTGGTTTTTCCGCGTCCCTACCTTGATAACGACAACCTGGACTTCAGTTTCAGCGGCCTGAAAACGGCAGCCAGCAGCTACATCCAGCAGACGCTTCAACCCGCCACATGGCCACGCCCCCTCTGTTCGGTGG harbors:
- the tsaD gene encoding tRNA (adenosine(37)-N6)-threonylcarbamoyltransferase complex transferase subunit TsaD, encoding MLCLGVESSCDETALALVEDGRLLHSVLATQADMHALFGGVVPELASREHYRYIGSLFDALMRRSGKRPSDIDLVAVARGPGLLGSLLVGVAFAKGLALGLGVRLLGVNHLHAHLLAVGLEHPLDFPALGLLVSGGHTHLYRMEAPWKCVTLGRTLDDAAGEAFDKVGKVLGLAYPGGRLMDALACEGTAGGVVFPRPYLDNDNLDFSFSGLKTAASSYIQQTLQPATWPRPLCSVDEAPQALKDCCAAFNAAVVDTLCVKTKRALDRNPQLNTVVLAGGVACNSLLRQRIADLMESRGGRALFPSPHLCTDNAAMIAYAGWLIGKEGYFHTLQMETIPRGRIVPDDMLRS